The following are encoded together in the Vigna angularis cultivar LongXiaoDou No.4 chromosome 9, ASM1680809v1, whole genome shotgun sequence genome:
- the LOC108347633 gene encoding F-box/LRR-repeat protein 3: MKRQKRSDSQNDNPFQVLTEELIFLILDFLETAPLDKKSFALTCKAFYAAEARHRRALRPLRAEHLPALAARYPSVTDLDLSLCPRVGDGALALVAGAYGETLRRLDLSRSRWFTGSGLLNVGARCGNLVELDLSNATELRDAGVAAVARAKNLRKLWLARCKLVTDMGIGCIAVGCRKLRLICLKWCVGIGDLGVDLVAIKCKELTSLDLSYLPITEKCLPSIFKLQLLEDLVLEGCFGIDDGSLGVDLLKQGCKTLKKLDISGCQNISHTGLSKLTSISGGLEKLILADGSPVTLDLVDGLNKLSMLQSIVLDGCPVTSEGLRAIGSLCISLRELSLSKCLGVTDEALSLLVSKQKDLRKLDITCCRKITDVSIASIANSCTGLTSLKMESCTLVPQEAFVLVGQKCHYLEELDLTDNEIDDEGLMSLSSCSKLSSLKIGICLNITDRGLTYVGMFCSKLKELDLYRSTGVTDVGISAIAGGCHGLEILNTSYCTSITDKALISLSKCSKLKTLEIRGCILVTSIGLAAIAMNCRQLSRLDIKKCYEIDDSGMIPLAHFSQNLRQINLSYSSVTDVGLLSLASISCLQSFTMLHLQGLVPGGLAAALLACGGLTKVKLHLSLRSLLPELLIRHVEARGCVFEWRDKEFQAELDPKCWKLQLEDVMQ, from the exons ATGAAGAGGCAAAAGCGCTCGGACTCGCAAAACGACAACCCGTTCCAGGTGCTGACGGAGGAGctcatttttctcattctcGACTTTCTCGAAACGGCGCCGTTGGACAAGAAGTCCTTCGCGCTGACGTGCAAAGCGTTCTACGCTGCGGAGGCCAGGCACCGCCGCGCGCTGCGGCCGCTGCGGGCGGAGCACCTTCCGGCACTCGCTGCCCGCTACCCGAGCGTAACGGACCTGGATCTCTCTCTCTGCCCGCGCGTGGGCGACGGGGCGCTCGCGCTCGTGGCTGGCGCGTACGGGGAGACGCTGCGGCGGTTGGACCTGTCGCGATCGCGGTGGTTCACGGGGAGCGGGCTGTTGAACGTGGGCGCGCGGTGTGGGAATTTGGTGGAGCTGGACCTGTCGAACGCGACGGAGTTGAGGGATGCTGGGGTCGCGGCGGTGGCGCGTGCAAAGAACTTGCGGAAGTTGTGGCTGGCAAGATGCAAGCTGGTGACAGATATGGGGATTGGGTGTATTGCGGTGGGGTGTAGGAAATTAAGGCTGATTTGCTTGAAGTGGTGTGTGGGGATTGGGGATTTGGGTGTGGATTTGGTTGCGATTAAGTGCAAGGAGCTCACATCATTGGATCTCTCATATTTACCT ATCACGGAGAAATGTCTTCCGTCAATATTCAAATTGCAGCTTCTGGAAGATTTGGTCCTTGAAGGATGCTTTGGCATTGACGATGGCAGCCTCGGTGTTGATCTCTTAAAACAAGGGTGCAAGACATTGAAG AAACTTGATATCTCAGGTTGTCAAAACATAAGTCACACGGGGCTATCAAAGCTGACTAGCATTTCTGGAGGTTTAGAGAAACTCATTTTAGCAGATGGTTCTCCT GTCACCCTTGATCTTGTTGATGGTTTAAATAAACTTTCCATGTTGCAATCAATTGTACTAGATGGATGCCCGGTTACTTCTGAAGGATTAAGGGCCATTGGAAGTTTGTGCATTTCACTTAGGGAGCTAAGTCTAAGCAAATGTTTGGGAGTTACAGATGAAGCTCTTTCGTTACTTGTGTCAAAACAAAAAGATTTAAGGAAGCTTGACATCACATGCTGTCGCAAGATAACTGATGTTTCCATTGCCAGCATTGCAAATTCATGCACGGGTCTCACTTCTCTGAAAATGGAGTCATGTACTTTAGTTCCACAGGAAGCATTTGTCTTGGTTGGACAGAAATGCCATTATCTTGAGGAGCTTGACCTAACAGATAATGAAATTGACGATGAAG GTCTTATGTCCTTATCTTCTTGTTCTAAGCTATCCAGCTTGAAAATAGGAATATGCCTGAACATAACTGATCGAGGACTTACCTATGTTGGCATGTTTTGCTCAAAATTAAAGGAGTTGGATCTTTACAG atctACAGGAGTAACTGATGTGGGCATTTCAGCAATTGCTGGCGGTTGCCATGGCCTTGAGATATTAAACACATCCTATTGTACTAGCATCACGGATAAGGCTCTAATCTCTTTGTCAAAATGTTCAAAATTGAAAACACTTGAAATTCGTGGATGTATTCTTGTTACATCCATAGGACTGGCAGCTATTGCGATGAATTGCAGACAACTTAGCCGTCTAGACATAAAAAAGTGTTACGAGATTGATGATAGTGGGATGATTCCCCTTGCTCATTTCTCCCAAAATCTTAGACag ATAAATTTGTCGTATAGCTCAGTTACAGATGTAGGTCTTTTGTCACTTGCTAGTATCAGTTGCCTTCAAAGTTTTACCATGCTTCACCTGCAAGGATTGGTTCCAGGAGGACTGGCTGCAGCTTTATTAGCATGTGGAGGGCTAACAAAAGTGAAGCTTCATCTTTCTCTGAGATCTCTGTTACCTGAGCTACTTATCAGACATGTAGAAGCACGGGGCTGTGTGTTTGAATGGAGAGATAAAGAGTTTCAG GCTGAATTGGACCCGAAATGTTGGAAACTACAGTTAGAAGATGTGATGCAATAG